GGGCAGCTCGGCCAGCGCGTCACGGATCACCGCGAGCGGGATCCCCACCCGCTGCGCCGCCCGCACGAACGCGACCCGGCGCAGCGCGTCACGGGTATAGCGCCGCTGGTTGCCCGCCGTCCGGGTGCTGCTGATCAGCCCCTTGGACTCGTAGAAGTGCAGCGCGGACACCGCGGCACCGCTGCGCGCGGAGAGCTGGCCGACGGTGAGCTCATGAACCTTGTACGGAAGCTGGGGCACGGTTCAACCCTAGGCGACCCTTGGGGGTGGCCTCCCGGCCTCCGGGCTCGCCGACCGTTGACAGCGGGCCCTGCACTCAGCATGCTGAGCAAGCGCTTAGTAAGCATCGGCCGGTGCAGCACAGCGGCGGATGGATCCCGAGGAGGCGGACGAAAATGGCACAGCCCCGAGTGTTCGGATCGCTCGACGAACTGCGCGGCGCAGTCGGTGAGGAGCTGGGCACCAGCGACTGGCTGGAGATCGACCAGAAGCGGATCGACCTGTTCGCGGAGGCCACCGGCGATCACCAGTGGATCCACGTGGACCAGGAGAAGGCCGCGGCCGGCCCCTTCGGCACCACCATCGCGCACGGCTATCTGACGCTGTCTCTGCTGCCCGCCTTCGTACCGCAGCTGATGCGGGTCGACAACGTGAAGATGGGCATCAACTACGGCACCAACAAGGTCCGTTTCCCCGCCACCGTCCCGGTCGGCTCACGACTGCGCGCCACCGCCAGGATCGCGGAGGTGACCGAGGTGCCCGGCGGCGTCCAGCTCGCCACGGTCGTGACCATCGAGCGCGAGGGCGGCGACAAGCCGGTCTGTGTCGCGGAGTCGGTCAGCCGCTTCTACCTGTAGCCGGGCGACGGCCGGGCGGACCGCGGGACACGCGGCTCCCGACGCCCGCGCCCGGCCGGCCCGTTCCGGAAAGCGGGCCGTTCTACCCCTCGCGGGCGGCGGCCCGGTCCACCGGCGCACCCACCATGCGCAGCACGAGGTCGGCATAGAGGGTGCCGACCTCGTCGGGTGTCCGCGGGCCCTGGGCCGTGAACCAGCGGGCGACGTCCACG
This portion of the Streptomyces sp. 2114.4 genome encodes:
- a CDS encoding MaoC family dehydratase yields the protein MAQPRVFGSLDELRGAVGEELGTSDWLEIDQKRIDLFAEATGDHQWIHVDQEKAAAGPFGTTIAHGYLTLSLLPAFVPQLMRVDNVKMGINYGTNKVRFPATVPVGSRLRATARIAEVTEVPGGVQLATVVTIEREGGDKPVCVAESVSRFYL